A single genomic interval of Acidobacteriota bacterium harbors:
- a CDS encoding DUF1565 domain-containing protein, whose protein sequence is MCCRRWLILIMLVVAGAFCLPATYYVSPAGSDGGPGSSAQPWRTLQRAADQVQAGDVVLVRSGAYAGFRSKSSGAAGQPVQFRAEAGASVVINTAGPDNWHGSVINIENHDWWLVDGFEVTGATGSAGIDIREADHVVIRNCHCHHNQKWGIFTGFAEAFTAEFNECAYSSQEHGIYHSNSGDDAVIRHNYCHHNRGCGIQINADPSMGGDGICSEARVEYNVVTANGAGGGAGINLASVRTSRITNNLIYGNQAGGIALWDDGQGTQWGCRNNLIAHNTVHMPSSARWALNMINGSTGNQILNNILIHDGSRGGLETDTGSLSGLVSDYNIMTRISLDDAFLTLAAWQSGSGQDVHSASHTAAELFIDPGGDHHLPEPAWAVDHGLTLVGVADDLDGVARPQGAASDIGCYERPAGALVGDLNGDGAVDNADAILLADYLAGNLRSDDLAAAAADLDQDGAIDAVDLTILKRLL, encoded by the coding sequence ATGTGTTGCCGCCGTTGGTTGATTCTGATCATGCTGGTAGTGGCGGGAGCATTCTGCTTGCCGGCGACGTACTATGTCTCGCCCGCCGGAAGCGACGGCGGTCCCGGGTCGTCCGCCCAGCCGTGGCGTACCCTGCAGCGCGCCGCCGACCAAGTCCAGGCGGGGGATGTCGTGCTCGTCCGCAGCGGGGCCTATGCCGGTTTCCGTTCCAAATCCTCCGGCGCGGCGGGGCAGCCCGTGCAATTCAGGGCCGAAGCCGGCGCGTCCGTGGTGATCAACACGGCGGGGCCGGACAACTGGCACGGCAGCGTCATCAACATCGAAAACCACGACTGGTGGCTGGTCGACGGATTCGAGGTCACGGGCGCCACGGGATCGGCCGGCATCGACATCCGCGAGGCGGACCACGTGGTCATCCGCAACTGCCACTGCCACCACAACCAGAAGTGGGGCATCTTCACCGGTTTCGCCGAGGCGTTCACCGCCGAGTTCAACGAGTGCGCCTACTCCAGCCAGGAGCACGGCATCTACCACAGCAACAGTGGCGACGACGCGGTCATCCGCCACAACTACTGCCATCATAATCGCGGCTGCGGGATCCAGATCAACGCCGACCCGTCCATGGGCGGCGACGGGATCTGCTCGGAGGCCCGCGTGGAGTACAACGTGGTCACCGCCAACGGCGCGGGCGGCGGGGCCGGGATTAACCTCGCGTCGGTGCGGACGTCCCGCATCACCAACAACCTGATCTATGGGAATCAGGCCGGCGGGATCGCCCTGTGGGACGACGGCCAGGGCACCCAATGGGGCTGCCGGAACAACCTGATCGCCCACAACACGGTGCACATGCCGTCGTCGGCGCGATGGGCGCTCAACATGATCAACGGCTCCACCGGCAATCAGATCCTCAACAACATCCTCATTCACGACGGTTCCCGCGGCGGTTTGGAAACGGACACGGGCAGCCTGAGCGGCCTGGTGAGCGACTACAACATCATGACCCGCATCAGCCTGGACGACGCCTTCCTGACGCTGGCGGCGTGGCAGTCGGGCTCCGGCCAGGATGTCCACTCGGCGTCGCACACGGCAGCGGAGCTTTTCATCGATCCCGGCGGCGACCACCACCTGCCGGAACCGGCCTGGGCGGTGGATCACGGGCTGACGCTTGTTGGGGTCGCGGACGACCTCGACGGCGTGGCCCGGCCCCAGGGAGCCGCCTCGGATATCGGCTGTTACGAGCGGCCCGCCGGCGCGCTCGTCGGCGACTTGAACGGGGACGGCGCCGTGGACAATGCGGATGCCATCCTGCTGGCTGACTACCTGGCGGGAAATCTCCGGTCAGACGACCTGGCCGCCGCCGCCGCGGACCTGGATCAGGACGGCGCCATCGATGCGGTCGATCTGACGATCCTCAAGCGATTGCTGTAG
- the cydB gene encoding cytochrome d ubiquinol oxidase subunit II, producing MSTLLDLNTIWFILVGVLFAGYAVLDGFDLGVGALHLFTRTDTERRIMINAIGPVWDGNEVWLVTGGGALFAAFPEVYATAFSGFYLAFMLLLVALIFRAVAIEFRSKQPGRRWRQMWDISFAVSSVVSSLLIGIALGNIAWGIPLTERYEFAGSFLALLHPYALLVGVTTVALFMMHGAIYTVMKTDGELQAKVRGWVNHTIIGFIICYATTTMATLLYVPNMTDTIKRYPVLFLVALLNMLAIANIPREIHHGREFHAFLSSCAAVLALLTLFGIGMYPNLIFSNPAAAHSLTVYNAASSPQTLGIMLVIALLGMPLVIAYTISIYWIFRGKVKLTATSY from the coding sequence ATGAGCACGCTGCTTGACCTGAACACGATCTGGTTCATCCTCGTGGGCGTCCTGTTCGCCGGCTACGCCGTCCTGGACGGGTTCGACCTGGGCGTCGGGGCCCTGCATCTGTTCACCCGAACCGACACCGAGCGCCGGATCATGATCAACGCCATCGGCCCGGTCTGGGACGGCAACGAGGTCTGGCTGGTCACCGGGGGCGGCGCGCTGTTCGCGGCGTTTCCGGAGGTGTACGCCACGGCCTTTTCCGGATTCTATCTCGCGTTCATGCTGCTGCTAGTGGCGCTGATCTTCCGGGCGGTGGCCATCGAGTTTCGCTCCAAGCAGCCCGGGCGGCGGTGGCGGCAGATGTGGGACATCAGCTTCGCGGTGAGCAGCGTCGTCTCCAGCCTGCTCATCGGGATCGCGCTGGGCAACATCGCCTGGGGCATCCCGCTGACCGAACGGTACGAGTTCGCCGGCTCGTTTCTCGCCCTGCTGCACCCGTATGCGTTGCTGGTGGGCGTCACCACTGTGGCGCTGTTCATGATGCACGGCGCCATCTACACGGTGATGAAGACCGACGGCGAGCTGCAAGCCAAGGTCCGCGGCTGGGTGAACCACACCATCATCGGCTTCATCATCTGTTACGCGACCACCACCATGGCCACCCTGCTGTACGTACCCAACATGACCGACACCATCAAGCGCTACCCGGTTCTCTTTCTCGTGGCGCTGCTGAACATGCTGGCCATCGCCAACATCCCCCGCGAGATCCATCACGGCCGCGAGTTCCACGCCTTTCTGTCGTCGTGCGCCGCCGTACTCGCCCTGCTGACCCTGTTCGGCATCGGCATGTATCCTAACCTGATCTTCTCCAACCCGGCCGCGGCACACAGTCTCACGGTGTACAACGCCGCCTCCTCGCCCCAGACGCTGGGGATCATGCTGGTCATCGCGCTGCTGGGGATGCCGCTGGTGATCGCCTACACGATCAGCATCTACTGGATCTTCCGCGGCAAGGTGAAACTGACCGCTACCAGCTACTGA
- a CDS encoding YdcF family protein produces the protein MFFLKKLLRAVILPPGLLVAVFAAWGIWRLAHRRRSGWWLLGGALLLYLLSIGATANRFLDLVEMQGWDAAAVVAADVIVLLGGGLVEGVPDFSGTGTPAPDAMGRVVDAVRIHQQQPRPIIFSGGAVAGCEPEAPVVRRLLMDLGVPASDIILESESRDTAENAVNVRRLMDAHGFRRAVLVTSGYHLPRALYLFRRVGVDCTGYPANLQAERKRRLNYLDFFPSADNFRKSVTAMTELLGMAFYRWLA, from the coding sequence GTGTTTTTCCTGAAAAAACTGCTCAGAGCCGTGATCCTGCCGCCCGGGCTGTTGGTGGCGGTGTTCGCCGCCTGGGGCATCTGGCGGCTCGCCCACCGCCGCCGCTCGGGCTGGTGGTTGCTGGGCGGGGCGCTGCTGCTCTATCTGCTGTCCATCGGCGCCACCGCCAACCGGTTCCTGGACCTCGTCGAGATGCAGGGATGGGATGCGGCCGCGGTCGTCGCGGCCGACGTGATCGTCCTGCTGGGCGGGGGACTCGTGGAGGGCGTGCCCGATTTTTCCGGCACCGGCACGCCTGCGCCCGACGCCATGGGCCGCGTGGTGGACGCCGTGCGCATCCACCAGCAGCAACCCCGGCCCATCATCTTCTCCGGCGGCGCAGTGGCCGGCTGCGAGCCGGAAGCGCCGGTGGTCCGGCGACTGCTCATGGATCTGGGCGTACCCGCCTCAGATATCATCCTGGAATCCGAAAGCCGCGACACCGCCGAAAACGCCGTGAACGTCCGCCGCCTGATGGATGCGCACGGTTTCCGCCGGGCCGTGCTGGTCACATCGGGCTACCACTTGCCGCGCGCGCTGTATCTGTTCCGCCGGGTCGGCGTCGACTGCACCGGCTACCCGGCCAACCTCCAGGCCGAGCGCAAGCGGCGGCTGAACTACCTGGATTTTTTCCCCAGCGCCGACAATTTCCGCAAGAGCGTAACCGCCATGACCGAACTGCTAGGGATGGCGTTCTACCGCTGGCTCGCTTGA
- a CDS encoding alpha/beta fold hydrolase: protein MPHLSASSYRPPVWLRSGHLQTIYPALCRRVDGVVYRRERVELPDGDFVDVDWRRTGAPRAALILHGLESSSRSHYVLGMVRALGRRGWDVAALNFRGCSAEPNRLLRSYHSGDTDDAAAVLARMAAADYRDLALVGFSLGGNVTLKYLGEASSALPDRLRMAAAVSVPCDLAASARRLARPTNRLYMRRFIRRLIGKIAAKAVRFPDQVRLADYKGIINFEEFDDRYTAPVHGFACAADYWARASSLPFLPAIRVPTLVLNARDDPFLTPECHPVAAAATNANLFLETPRWGGHVGFIRPAGEYYHETRVGEFFEQMLPVIKGTS, encoded by the coding sequence ATGCCCCATCTGAGCGCCAGCTCCTACCGCCCCCCCGTGTGGCTGCGCAGCGGCCACCTCCAGACGATCTACCCCGCCCTGTGCCGGCGCGTGGACGGCGTGGTGTATCGGCGCGAACGGGTGGAGCTCCCCGACGGCGACTTCGTGGACGTGGACTGGCGCCGCACCGGCGCTCCCCGGGCGGCGCTGATTCTGCACGGGCTGGAATCCAGCAGCCGGTCCCACTACGTGCTGGGCATGGTGCGCGCCCTGGGCCGACGGGGCTGGGACGTGGCGGCGCTGAACTTCCGCGGCTGCAGCGCCGAGCCGAACCGCCTGCTCCGCTCCTACCACAGCGGTGACACCGACGACGCGGCGGCGGTCCTGGCGCGGATGGCCGCAGCAGACTACCGGGATCTCGCCCTGGTGGGTTTCAGCCTGGGCGGCAACGTGACACTCAAGTACCTTGGCGAAGCCTCCTCCGCCTTGCCCGACCGTCTGCGGATGGCGGCGGCCGTGTCGGTCCCGTGCGACCTGGCGGCATCGGCCCGCCGCCTGGCCCGGCCGACCAACCGGCTCTACATGCGCCGGTTCATCCGCCGGCTCATTGGGAAAATCGCCGCCAAGGCCGTCCGGTTCCCCGACCAGGTGCGATTGGCGGATTACAAAGGCATCATCAACTTCGAGGAATTCGATGATCGTTACACGGCGCCCGTCCACGGCTTCGCCTGCGCCGCCGACTACTGGGCGCGTGCGTCCAGCCTGCCGTTTCTCCCGGCGATCCGGGTGCCCACGCTGGTGCTCAACGCGCGGGACGACCCTTTTCTGACCCCCGAGTGCCACCCGGTCGCCGCCGCCGCAACCAATGCCAACCTGTTCCTGGAAACCCCTCGCTGGGGTGGCCATGTGGGATTCATCCGTCCGGCCGGGGAGTATTACCACGAAACCCGGGTGGGCGAATTTTTCGAACAGATGCTCCCCGTCATTAAAGGGACCAGCTGA
- a CDS encoding cytochrome ubiquinol oxidase subunit I, with translation MDVLFLSRLQFALTIAFHYLFPPLSIGLGVILVAMEGMYLKTKNPLFHQMTRFWVRIFGLIFALGVASGIVMEFQFGTNWSAYSRFVGDVFGSALAAEGVFAFFLESGFLAILLFGWDKVSPRMHFISTILVAAGAHFSAVWIIVANSWQQTPAGHHVVMGPNGPPAEIVAFWQVVFNPSTLDRLSHAVLGGWQAAAFFVLSVSAWYLLHRRHTEFAKISMKVGLVVAAFASLMQLATGHSSAMGVSRNQPVKLAAYEGHFEASAPAPLYLFGWVDENAETVRFGVRVPGLLSWMIHGDPAAPVAGLRAVPPGERPPVNLVFQTYHLMVALGMALLALSWFGLFMWWRGRLFETRWLQWILVFAVLGPQLANQAGWASAEVGRQPYIVHGLLRTTDALSPVVGAGEVLTSIILFGLVYLLLFILFIYLLNEKIQHGPVEDDTAGEGQRA, from the coding sequence ATGGACGTACTGTTCCTGTCCCGACTGCAGTTCGCCCTGACCATCGCTTTCCACTATCTGTTTCCGCCCCTGAGCATCGGCCTCGGTGTCATCCTCGTGGCCATGGAGGGGATGTATCTGAAGACCAAAAATCCACTGTTTCACCAGATGACCCGCTTCTGGGTGCGCATCTTCGGTTTGATTTTCGCCCTGGGCGTCGCGTCGGGCATCGTCATGGAGTTCCAGTTCGGGACCAACTGGTCGGCCTATTCCCGCTTCGTGGGCGACGTGTTCGGCAGCGCCCTGGCCGCCGAGGGTGTGTTTGCGTTTTTCCTCGAATCCGGGTTCCTGGCCATCCTCCTGTTCGGCTGGGACAAGGTCAGCCCGCGCATGCATTTCATCTCGACGATTTTGGTCGCTGCCGGCGCCCATTTCAGCGCCGTCTGGATCATCGTGGCCAACTCGTGGCAGCAGACCCCTGCCGGGCATCACGTCGTCATGGGCCCCAACGGCCCCCCGGCCGAGATCGTCGCTTTCTGGCAAGTCGTTTTCAATCCGTCCACCCTGGACCGGCTGAGCCACGCGGTGCTGGGCGGCTGGCAGGCGGCGGCGTTCTTCGTGCTCAGCGTGAGCGCGTGGTACCTGCTGCACCGGCGCCATACGGAGTTTGCGAAAATCTCGATGAAGGTGGGACTGGTGGTGGCGGCGTTCGCCTCGCTGATGCAGCTGGCGACGGGCCATTCCAGCGCCATGGGAGTGAGCCGGAACCAGCCGGTGAAGCTGGCGGCGTACGAAGGGCACTTTGAGGCGTCCGCCCCGGCACCTCTCTACCTGTTCGGCTGGGTGGACGAGAACGCGGAGACTGTTCGCTTCGGCGTCCGCGTGCCCGGCTTGCTCAGCTGGATGATCCACGGCGACCCGGCTGCGCCGGTGGCGGGGCTGCGGGCGGTGCCGCCCGGTGAGCGGCCGCCGGTCAACCTGGTGTTCCAGACGTACCACCTCATGGTGGCGCTGGGCATGGCGCTGTTGGCGCTGTCCTGGTTCGGCCTGTTCATGTGGTGGCGGGGCCGGTTGTTCGAGACGCGCTGGCTGCAGTGGATTCTGGTCTTCGCTGTGCTGGGTCCCCAACTGGCCAATCAGGCCGGCTGGGCGTCGGCCGAAGTGGGCCGCCAGCCGTACATCGTCCACGGTCTGCTGCGCACCACCGACGCCCTGTCGCCGGTGGTCGGCGCCGGCGAGGTGCTGACGTCGATCATCCTGTTCGGCCTGGTCTACCTGCTGCTCTTCATACTCTTTATCTACCTGCTCAACGAGAAGATCCAGCACGGGCCCGTCGAAGACGACACCGCGGGGGAGGGACAACGGGCATGA
- a CDS encoding glycosyltransferase family 39 protein, which produces MDPHPAEPAVPTGQAVLPSRLAWSSPLAIAGWLALTKLLIHFFTNGQYGYFRDELYFLACGEHVDWGYVDHAPMVAWMAWLSRALLGDSLFAIRFFPAVAGAAKVFFTGAMAHELGGGRLAVFLAGLGALAATIYFGIDTLLSMNALEPLFWVGAVWCALRAVRLSEPRYWAGFGVLLGLGFMNKHSTIFFAAALVAGLLLTRARRALASRWFWIGAALAVVIILPNVIWEWRHGWATLELLKNVRATGKNVIHPPLEFLIQQVLILNPVTLPLWLAGIWFYLADREGRRHRHLGLAFLIFLGLMIVMHAKHYYLAPAYPMLLAAGGVWWAVRLERVRGLRWLRAAYPALLAATGAALAPLVLPVLPVAAIPPYMAALGLQRLKTEVAHEGPLPQHFGDMFGWPEMVATVARVYHGLPAAERARTCIFAGNYGEAGAIDFFGGRHGLPKAISAHQNYFIWGPRDCTGAVVILLQVSREDALEVFSRVEEAERVGHPWAMAEEHFTIRVGRDPKIPLGELWPRIRHWN; this is translated from the coding sequence ATGGACCCCCATCCTGCTGAACCGGCTGTTCCGACGGGCCAAGCCGTCTTGCCGTCCCGGCTTGCCTGGTCGTCCCCGCTGGCCATCGCCGGTTGGCTGGCACTGACCAAGCTGCTGATCCATTTCTTTACCAACGGCCAATATGGCTATTTCCGGGACGAGTTGTACTTTCTCGCCTGCGGTGAACACGTGGACTGGGGATACGTGGACCACGCCCCCATGGTCGCGTGGATGGCCTGGCTGAGCCGCGCGCTGCTGGGCGACTCCCTGTTCGCCATCCGGTTCTTCCCGGCGGTGGCCGGCGCGGCCAAGGTCTTCTTCACCGGCGCCATGGCGCACGAGCTGGGGGGCGGGCGGCTGGCGGTGTTTCTGGCCGGGCTGGGCGCTCTGGCGGCGACCATCTACTTCGGCATCGACACGCTCCTGTCCATGAACGCCCTGGAGCCGCTGTTCTGGGTGGGCGCCGTCTGGTGCGCGCTGCGGGCGGTCCGGCTGAGCGAGCCGCGCTACTGGGCGGGATTCGGCGTGCTGCTCGGTCTCGGTTTCATGAACAAGCACTCGACCATCTTCTTTGCCGCGGCTCTGGTGGCGGGATTGCTTCTGACCCGCGCGCGGCGGGCACTCGCCAGCCGATGGTTTTGGATTGGCGCGGCGCTGGCGGTCGTCATCATCCTACCCAACGTGATCTGGGAATGGCGCCATGGCTGGGCGACCCTCGAGCTGCTGAAGAACGTTCGCGCCACGGGGAAGAACGTGATCCACCCCCCGCTCGAGTTTCTGATCCAGCAGGTGCTGATCCTCAACCCAGTCACCCTGCCGCTCTGGCTCGCCGGGATCTGGTTCTACCTCGCCGACCGGGAGGGCCGGCGCCACCGTCACCTCGGTCTGGCGTTCCTTATATTCTTGGGATTGATGATCGTCATGCACGCCAAGCACTATTACCTGGCCCCCGCCTACCCGATGCTGCTGGCCGCCGGAGGTGTCTGGTGGGCCGTCCGGCTGGAACGCGTCCGCGGGTTGCGTTGGCTGCGGGCGGCGTACCCCGCGCTGCTCGCGGCCACGGGGGCGGCGTTAGCCCCGCTGGTTCTGCCCGTCCTGCCTGTGGCGGCGATCCCGCCCTACATGGCGGCCCTGGGCCTGCAGCGACTCAAGACCGAGGTGGCCCATGAAGGCCCCTTGCCCCAGCACTTCGGGGACATGTTCGGCTGGCCGGAGATGGTGGCGACGGTGGCCCGGGTGTACCACGGCCTGCCGGCGGCGGAACGAGCGCGAACCTGCATCTTCGCCGGCAACTACGGCGAGGCCGGGGCGATCGATTTCTTCGGCGGCCGTCACGGCCTGCCCAAAGCCATTTCCGCCCACCAGAACTACTTTATCTGGGGTCCGCGCGACTGCACCGGCGCGGTGGTCATCCTGCTTCAGGTGAGCCGCGAGGACGCCCTGGAAGTGTTCAGCCGGGTGGAGGAGGCCGAGCGGGTGGGGCATCCGTGGGCCATGGCCGAGGAGCACTTCACCATCCGGGTGGGCCGCGATCCGAAGATCCCGCTCGGTGAACTCTGGCCCCGGATCAGGCACTGGAACTGA
- the truA gene encoding tRNA pseudouridine(38-40) synthase TruA → MARYKLLLEYDGTRYGGWQLQRNTRTVQGEMLAAARSVFGVEELELLGAGRTDAGVHALGQVAHIEVSKSRPPDEIIRAFNDILPPDITVLQVWPVPPRFHARYHARSRSYLYQVSRRKTAFGKRYVWWVKDPLDLPRMRAVAARIVGRHDFRSFVDKRLEDKSTKIELSEFELRECGDLILFRVSGTHFLWKLVRRLVGTVVAVGAGRLTREQVDAYFDGPSPEPARWTAPPSGLFLECVRFADDPPPGELRPVLRLERVVRGAGLPDEPCKSPTAPCASNPATRRPTRPEAG, encoded by the coding sequence ATGGCCAGGTACAAGCTGCTGCTGGAGTACGACGGCACCCGTTACGGTGGCTGGCAGTTGCAGCGGAACACACGCACCGTCCAGGGTGAAATGCTGGCCGCGGCCCGGTCAGTATTCGGCGTTGAGGAACTGGAACTCCTCGGGGCGGGCCGGACGGATGCGGGTGTCCACGCCCTGGGCCAGGTGGCGCACATCGAGGTATCCAAATCCCGCCCGCCGGACGAGATCATCCGAGCGTTCAACGACATTCTCCCACCGGACATCACCGTGCTGCAGGTGTGGCCGGTGCCGCCCCGCTTCCACGCTCGCTACCATGCCCGGTCACGGAGCTACTTGTACCAGGTGTCGCGTCGGAAAACGGCGTTCGGCAAGCGGTACGTCTGGTGGGTCAAGGATCCGCTGGACCTGCCGCGCATGCGGGCCGTGGCCGCCCGAATCGTCGGCCGGCACGACTTCCGCTCGTTCGTCGACAAGCGACTGGAGGACAAATCCACCAAGATCGAGCTGAGCGAATTCGAGCTCCGCGAGTGCGGCGACCTGATCCTGTTTCGGGTGAGTGGCACCCATTTCCTGTGGAAACTGGTCCGGCGCCTGGTGGGCACGGTGGTGGCGGTGGGCGCCGGCCGGCTCACCCGGGAACAGGTTGATGCGTACTTCGACGGCCCGTCGCCTGAGCCCGCCCGCTGGACCGCACCGCCCTCGGGGCTCTTCCTGGAGTGCGTGCGGTTCGCGGATGATCCGCCGCCCGGCGAACTCCGCCCGGTGCTCCGGCTCGAGCGGGTGGTGCGCGGGGCCGGGCTGCCGGACGAGCCATGCAAATCCCCGACGGCGCCGTGTGCATCCAATCCGGCAACGCGCCGCCCGACCCGGCCAGAAGCTGGGTGA
- a CDS encoding esterase family protein — translation MINRWIRFIDELTRQPGADRQQYLDRRFPGLQERLGFPVVGEDRAVFVFRGSARRVAVTGDMTGWRRRLPLSRIPGTDLFTLEMAFEPAARLDYKFVVDGEWRMDPLNPRVISEGGGENSELRMPRYRSAPEADLDASAPLGPRESFRVRSRQLAGSRRVTVCLPAAYTPRRRWPVVCFHDGAEYLALGLADRILGYMEQVGELAAVGVFIHHGDRTRDYTVNAAYADFLAEELLPELAGRYSLTREPARRVMAGDSLGALAAGYAAYRHPGVFGGCVCQSGAFNLAYPPARRSRFLKQEREPFGLKVAEALLPTRFYLVWGSYERAICGLDFVAANERFAADLRRNPTVRGVMERVLPQGHSWGLWRDTLRDGLRWSFGGRSAGRNADRGPAAE, via the coding sequence ATGATCAATCGTTGGATCCGGTTTATCGACGAGCTGACCCGGCAGCCCGGCGCCGATCGCCAGCAGTATCTCGACCGGCGTTTCCCCGGCCTGCAGGAACGGCTCGGTTTCCCGGTAGTGGGCGAGGACCGGGCGGTCTTTGTCTTTCGTGGATCCGCCCGGCGGGTCGCCGTCACCGGTGACATGACAGGCTGGCGGCGGCGGCTGCCGCTGTCCCGAATTCCCGGCACCGACCTGTTCACACTGGAGATGGCATTCGAGCCGGCGGCGCGTCTGGACTACAAGTTCGTCGTTGACGGGGAGTGGCGGATGGATCCGCTCAACCCCCGAGTGATCTCCGAGGGAGGCGGTGAGAACTCGGAACTGCGCATGCCCCGGTACCGGTCCGCACCCGAAGCGGACCTGGACGCATCGGCGCCATTGGGGCCGCGCGAGTCGTTCCGGGTGCGCAGCCGACAACTGGCCGGCTCGCGCCGCGTCACGGTCTGCCTGCCGGCGGCCTACACGCCCCGGCGCCGCTGGCCGGTGGTGTGCTTCCACGACGGCGCGGAGTATCTGGCGCTGGGCCTGGCCGACCGGATCCTCGGTTACATGGAGCAAGTCGGCGAACTGGCGGCGGTAGGGGTCTTCATCCACCACGGCGACCGCACCCGGGACTACACGGTGAACGCCGCCTATGCCGATTTTCTCGCCGAGGAGCTGCTGCCGGAGCTGGCCGGACGCTACAGCCTGACGCGCGAGCCGGCCCGGCGGGTGATGGCCGGCGACTCACTGGGCGCGCTGGCCGCTGGCTATGCCGCCTATCGCCACCCGGGCGTGTTCGGCGGCTGCGTCTGCCAGTCCGGCGCCTTCAACCTGGCCTATCCGCCGGCAAGGCGCTCGCGCTTCCTGAAGCAGGAGCGGGAGCCGTTCGGGCTGAAGGTGGCCGAGGCGCTCCTCCCCACGCGCTTCTACCTCGTTTGGGGCAGTTACGAGCGTGCCATCTGTGGACTGGATTTCGTTGCGGCCAACGAGCGCTTCGCCGCCGATCTGCGGCGCAATCCCACGGTCCGCGGCGTGATGGAGCGCGTGCTGCCCCAGGGGCACAGCTGGGGATTGTGGCGGGACACCCTGCGTGACGGGCTCCGCTGGAGTTTCGGCGGACGGAGTGCCGGCCGAAACGCCGACCGCGGCCCCGCCGCTGAGTGA